From the genome of Corallococcus macrosporus DSM 14697:
TCAGCGAGCTCCCGTCGGGGAGCGTGAAGAACACCCCCCGCTTGAGCTCGTCCGCCCCGCCGTCCACCGTCCCCAGGACCTTTCCGTCCAAGGTGACGGTGAACTGCTTCCACCGCCATCCCCACGACAGCTCCAGGCGAGGCGGCCCGCCCGCCTCCAGCGCCAGCTTCTTCGAACCCATGTGAACCCCCTCGGTCGACCCGGCTCGGGTCGGGGAGGCGAAGCTAGCCGTCTTGTAGCCGACATTGCAAAGCCGCGAGCGACCTCGGGCGGCGGCGCCAGGCGCCCCGCTCAGGAGCGAAAGGTCACCACGAGTCCGATGAGGACCAGCATGGCCACATGGAACCAGCCGACGTTGCGAGCGAGGATGGCCCACCCCTCCCCTGAGCCAGGGGCGGCACCGCGCCGGATGGCCGCCAGTTCCTGGTAGCCCAGCACGAGGCCCACGAGGCCCGGCACGAACCCGATGAACCCCGCGGTGGCGAAGATGAGCG
Proteins encoded in this window:
- a CDS encoding DUF4190 domain-containing protein, coding for MEATVALCPLHPERPAEGTCSRCGTFLCEGCRKWQVGRMLCLRCHTVALGEKPSQRATLALIFATAGFIGFVPGLVGLVLGYQELAAIRRGAAPGSGEGWAILARNVGWFHVAMLVLIGLVVTFRS